The Desulfuromonadaceae bacterium genome includes the window GGCGAAAAAACAAGGACCCGGAAAAAGATCCACCGGTAACAACGGAAGAACTTCCGCCAGACCAAAACAACGTCTGATCCGCTGAAAAAACGGACGGTTCACCCTGGTCTTTACAAAAAAAGGTTGACGATAACGTTTTGCCCGGCTTTAATGTCTGAACATTGTCACAGGCTGTGATGAGGAAGAGTACGCGGATGGTTTCGTTACAGAGAGTCGGCGGTTGCTGCAAGCCGGTACGAAATCCCGCCGAACTGGCCTCGGAGCCGCATGCGCGAACCGGTTTAGCGACCGCAGTAGTTCATGCCGTCAGTCCACGTAACGGACCAACGAAGGATCTCGCAAGAGATTAAAACAGGGTGGTACCGCGAAGCTTCAGCTCTCGCCCCTGCATTTAATGGGTGAGGGCTTTTTTTTGTTGTGAACAGGGGGGATGGCGTGGCAAATGACTTGATGGAGCGCCGCCCCTCGCAGAAAAGATATTCAACTGGAATTGTGTCACATTGTTGTTACACAGACCGAACGATCAGGGGAGAATCATCATGAGTGAACCGACCAGAATCAAGATTTTTGATACGACTTTGCGTGACGGCGAGCAATCGCCCGGCGCGAGTATGAACATTGATGAAAAATTGCGCATTGCCCATGTCCTCGAAAAGATGAACGTCGATGTCATCGAGGCCGGGTTTCCGATCGCTTCGATCGGAGATTTTGAGGCGGTCAAAAAGATTGCGCAAACGATCAAGGGGCCGGAAATTGCCGGACTGTGCCGCTCGAGTTTCAAAGATATCGATCGTGCCTGGGAGGCGCTGCACCATGCCGGTGAACGCGGCCGCATTCATACCTTTATCGCCACTTCCGACATTCATATGCAGCGCAAACTTCAAATGGCTCCGGAGAAGGTCCTTGAAGCCGCTGTGGCTGCGGTAAAACATGCCGCTGGTTATACCGCGAACGTTGAATTTTCGTGTGAGGACGCGGTGCGCACCCGACTCGAATTTCTTGCCGAAGTCGTCGAGGCGGTCATTGCCGCAGGGGCACGAACGGTGAATATCCCGGATACCGTCGGTTATGCCATGCCGTTCGAGTTTTACAATATTATCAAATATCTCAAAGACAATGTGCCGAATATCAATGACACAGTCATCTCGGTTCACTGTCATAACGATCTCGGACTCGCCGTTGCCAACTCCCTTGCTGCGTTACAGGCCGGCGCCGGGCAGGTTGAATGCACTATCAACGGGATCGGCGAGCGTGCCGGCAACTGTTCTCTCGAAGAAGTGGTGATGGGACTTCGCACCCGTCGCGATATCATGCCGTTCACGACCGGTATCAACACCGAGTATATCCACGGTATCAGCCGTTTGCTTTCGACTGTCACCGGAATCGTCGTGCAGCAGAACAAGGCGATTGTCGGGGCCAACGCTTTTGCTCATGAAGCCGGTATCCATCAGCATGGGGTGATGATGGATGCGCAGACCTACGAGATCATGACCCCTGAGTCAATCGGTCTCAACCGCAACAAGCTGGTGCTTGGCAAGCATTCCGGACGCCACGCATTTATTGAGCGGCTGAAGGATCTCGGCTATGAGTTGGACAAGGAAGATATTGAGAAGGCTTTCGTCCGGTTCAAGGCGCTGGCTGATCAAAAGAAAGAAATCTTCGACGAAGACATCGACGCAATCGTTGCCGACGAGGTCATTCGTATGGAGGAACGCTACAAACTGGTACAAATCAATGTGTCCTCCGGGACCTTTGCCGCGCCGACCGCCACCGTCGAGATGGACGTCAACGGCAAAGTCAAGAAGGCTGCCGTTACCGGTGCCGGGCCGGTCGATGCCGCCTTCAAGGCGATCAAGAAACTGACCGGCAGCGGGGCAGAACTTAAACAGTTCAGTGTCGGGGCGATCACCGGTGGGACCGATGCCCAGGGCGAATGCACCGTACGGCTTGTAGAAAATGGCCGTGAAGTCCTCGGCCAGGGGGCGCACGAAGATATCATTGTCGCCAGCGCCAAGGCGTATATCAACGCCCTCAACAAAATGGCTTCGGTGATCGAGCGCACGCACATTTCTTTGTAAACAGCAATCGTTGAGCGCCTCGTGAAGCTGCGGGGGCCGCGTTATTTTGATGGAAACACAAGGAGAGGTTATGGGACAAACCACCGCAGAAAAAATCTTCGCCGCACATTTGCGTGACGAGCCGTTTCCGGGAACCCGGGTACTCGATATCGATCGGGTGCTCTGTCATGAAATTACCACCCCGGTGGCAATCGCTGATCTTGAAGCACGCGGCAAGGACCGGGTTTTTGATAACACCAGGATCAAGGCGGTCATCGATCACGTCACCCCGGCCAAGGACAGCAAGACCGCCCTGCAGGCAAAGATGTTGCGCGACTGGACACGGCGTCACGCGATCAAGGATTTCTTTGATGTCGGTCGCAACGGTGTCTGTCACGCGATCTTCCCGGAAAAAGGCTATATCCGTCCCGGTTTTACCGTCATTATGGGGGACAGCCATACCTGCACCCACGGCGCCTTCGGGGCCTTTGCCGCCGGTGTTGGCACCACCGACCTCGAAGTCGGCATGCTCAAAGGGGTCTGCGCTTTCCGCGAGCCGCAATCGATCCGTGTTAATCTTAACGGCGCCCTGAGTAACGGCGTTTACGCCAAGGACGTGATCCTCTACGTCATCGGCCAGCTCGGCGTCAACGGCGCCACTGACCGGGTCATCGAATTTCACGGCCCGGTTGTTGCCGCGATGGATATGGATGCCCGCATGACGTTGTGCAATATGGCCATCGAAGCAGGCGGCACCAGCGGTATCTGCCAACCCGATATGGTCACCGTTGATTACCTCTGGCCCTTTATTCAACAGGAGTTCACCTCCAAAGAAGCTGCGCTCAACGAGTACAGCACCTGGTGCGCTGACGTCGATGCCGACTACGACAAGGTTTTTGATTTTGACATCAGCAAGATTGGCCCGCAGTGTACCTACAACTACAAACCTGACTGTGTCAAACCGGTGACCGAGATGGCTGGCACCAGGGTCGATCAGATCTACATCGGCAGCTGCACCAACGGGCGCATTGAAGACCTGCGCCAGGCCGCCGCGATCCTCAAGGGGAGGAAGATTACCGATGCGGTCCGTGGTATCGTCTCCCCGGCGACCCCGGTGATCTTCAAACAGGCGATGGATGAGGGGTTGCTGGATATTTTTATGGACGCCGGGTTCTGTGTCACCAACCCGACCTGCGGCGCCTGCCTCGGCATGAGTAACGGGGTTCTCGCCGAAGGGGAAGCCTGCGCCTCGACCACCAACCGCAACTTTGCCGGACGGATGGGCAAGGGGGGGATGGTGCATCTGATGAGTCCGGCGAGTGCGGCAGCGGCGGCCATCACCGGAGTTATCACCGATCCGCGTGATTATTGAGTAAGGGAGAATTGACGATGAAAAAAGTTTTTGGCGGTCCGGCGATTGTCCTCGACCGGTCCGATATCAATACCGATGAGATCATTCCGGCCAAGTACCTGACCGAGGTGACCAAGGAAGCCCTCAAGCCGTATATTCTCGAAGACCTCAGCCTCGGTGATTTCGATCCCAAAGGGGCTTTGCTGCAGAACGCGACAGTTGTTGTTTCGCGGGAGAATTTCGGCTGCGGTTCGTCACGCGAGCACGCCCCGTGGGTCTTTGAAGTCAACGACATTCACACCATTATTGCCGAAAGTTATGCGCGCATCTTCCGCCAGAACATGTTCAACTGCGGAATGCTGGCGATTGAACTGCCCAAAGCCGCTATCGAAAAGATCATTGCGCTGGAGACCCGAGGAGCGCTGCGTGTCGCTGTCGACCTCCCCGCGCAGATGGTCACCGCCTCGGCGGGAAGCGCCCAGGAGTCCTTCTCCTTCGAGATCAGCCCGTTCGACAAGGCACTGGTCGAAGCCGGTGGGTGGGTGGAGTTTGCCGACGCCCGCTATTGATTCATCTGGGTGAGAAACCGCAGAACAGGGCCGGGCAGATTGTCCGGCCCTGTTCTGATTCATGGGTCGCCGTGTCCAAACACGAGGTGATATCGACCGGTACGGAGATTTGCAGCTAGCTAGCTCCCCGCCAGTTTGACCGTCCACCCCTTTTTAACCAACTCGGCCTGTAGCACGGTGCGGTGGTCGCCCTGAATCTCAATGACACCATCCTTGAGCGTCCCGCCGCTGCCGCATTTCTGTTTCAATTCCTTCGCCAGTTGCTTCAACGCCTCACCGCTCAGCGGGACGCCGTAAATCAGCGTCACCCCTTTCCCCTTGCGCCCCTTGGTTTTGCGACCGATGCGGACGATACCGTCATGCGGGACGGGGGGAGCCGTGTCGGCGGAACGGCGGTTTTTTTCGGGACGTGTGCGCCCCTGACCATCGGACCAGACGGTGCGGAACTCGTCACTGCTCATCGTTACTCAAATTCCTTGCGAAAGGTGGCGAACTCCTGGCGCAGGGTTGCCAGTTCTTCTCTGAGCTCGGTCAGCTGCTGCTCCAGTGCGGCGCTGCGCTCATCTTCCGCCTGGAGCTTCAGGCGGGCGGCTGCGGGGGGTGCCGCGACGGTTTCCAGCTCCGGCTCACCGGCGAGCAGCTGGGCATAGCGTGATTCCTTGCGTCCCGCCTGGCGGGGGAGCTTAACGATCAATGCCTTGTCGCGCTCCATCATCTCGGCGATAACATCTTCGACCGCGTTGAGGTCAGCGAAGGGGCGCATTCGGTTGGCGCGCGTGCGCAGCTCGCCGGGGGTCTGCGGACCGCGCAGCAGCAGCTCCGCCAGCAACGCCAGTTCGTCGGGATCGAGATGCAGTTTGGCGTCGACGGAATGAGCATATTTAGTCGCCCGTCCCCCTTCGCCCGCCTCCATGGCGAAGCCCTTGAAACGCAAGGTGTCGAGCGCCCTGAGCACGTCAGTGTCTGCCAGGGCCATGACCGGGTCGCGATTCGATTTCTGGTTACACGCGTTGGTCAGGGCGTTGAGGGTCAACGGGTAGTATTCCGGGGTTGCCAGATCTTTTTCAACGAGGCAGCCAAGGACCCGCACTTCAATGTCATTCAGTAACATATTCATTGAACTCATCCTTCTCCACGTTCCTGATCACGGTAGCGTTTCAGGATGTCCTGGTAGGCATCAATCCGACGATCACGCAAAAACGGCCAGATCTGGCGAACTTTTTCGCTGCGATTGAAGTCGATGGCGGCGATCACGACTTCCGGGTCGCCCCCCGCAGCAGAGAGCAGTTCACCTTGTGGCCCGGCAACAAAACTGTTCCCCCAGAACTGTGCCCCGGCGGTTGCGCCACTTGGATCAGTTTCGAATCCGGTCCGGTTAACGGCGACGACCGGCAGCCCGTTGGCAATGGCGTGACCGCGTTGCACGGTGCGCCAGGCGTCAAGCTGACGTTGCTGTTCATCCTCGTCGTCATGTGGGTCCCAGCCGATAGCGGTGGGATAAATCAGCATATCTGCTCCGGCCAGGGCCATCAGGCGGGCCGCTTCAGGGTACCATTGATCCCAGCACACAAGGACGCCGAGGGTGCCGACGGAGGTTTTGATTGGCGAAAAGTCAGGATCACCGGGGGTGAAATAAAATTTTTCATGATAGCCGGGATCGTCGGGGATATGCATCTTGCGATAGGTGCCAGCGATGGTGCCGTCACTGTCGATGACGACGGCGGTGTTGTGATAAATCCCCGCTGCCCGTTTCTCAAACAGCGAAATCACCAGAACCACGCCAAGTTCCAGCGCCAGTTCGCCAAAGCGGTCGGTCGACGGTCCGGGGATTGTTTCGGCCCGATCGAAGTGCGTCAGGTCTTCGGTCTGACAGAAATAAAGGCCGTTGTGCAGTTCCGGAAGAACGACCAGTTGTGCTCCCTGGGTAACCGCGTGATGAATCTGTTGCTCCAGTAAATGCATATTGTCGATGCGATTTTCCTTGCAGGTGGTCTGAATTAACGCGACGTTCAAGGTGTTCATCGTAGCACTCCTCGGGGTAGTTGCATTGTCACGCAATGCAGTGAACCGTGCTGGCGGATCAGCGCACAGCAGTCGATGCCGATAATTTCGTGATCCGGAAACGCAGCGGCGACAACCGCCAGTGCCACCTCATCAGCCGGATCCGCGTAGGTCGGCACCAGTACCGCACCGTTGATGATCAGGAAGTTGGCGTAGGTGGCCGGGAGGCGGTCGCCCGCGTCGTATCGGGGGCGCGGCCAGGGGAGGGGGAGCAGCCGATAGGGCGCGCCCTCCAGCGTGCGAAATCCCCGCAACTCTGCCGCCATCGCCTGGAGAGCGGCGTAGTGCTCGTCGGTCGGGTCGGTGCACGATTGATAGATGATCGTGTCTTCCGGGGTCAGGCGTGCCAGGGTGTCGATATGCGAATCGGTGTCGTCACCGGCCAGATAACCGTGATTGAGCCAGAGTATCCGCTTGGCACCGAAGTATCGCGTCAGCTCCACCTCGACCGCCGCGCGATCCAGCCGCGCATTGCGATTCGGATTGAGCAGACACTCGGTCGTGGTCAGCAGGGTGCCGTGACCGTCACTCTCAATGCCGCCCCCCTCCAGAATCAGATCGACCGTTTCCAGTGGCAGCAAAGCAAATGCGTTTTGCTTTGCTAACGCGCGGGTGACGGCGTTGTCCTTAGCGGCGGGGAATTTCCCCCCCCAGCCGGTGAAGGTGAAATCAAGCAGGCGCGGGGCGTTGTCGATAACGGTGAGGGGACCGAAGTCGCGTGCCCAGGTGTCGTCGGTCGGGATTTCGTAGAGACGCACCTGGTCGAGATCGATCCCGGCGCTTTGCAGTTTGACGCTGACGGTTGGCGCACAGTCGACAACCAGCAACACCGTCTCAAAGCGCATGATCGTTGCGATGATCGCGGAGTAAGTGGCCTCGACGTCGGCGAGCAGCGGTTCCCAGTCGGTATTTTTATGCGGCCAGGCAAGCAGGACTCCATCCTGTGCTTCCCATTCGGCAGGTAATCGGCGTGACATGCAGTGCTCCTGATCGGTCAGCAAGGCCTTGGATTCTAGCAGAATTGACCGGTGAAGCAACGGCTTTTTCGACATTTTTTGCTGCCTTGCCGGTTGATGTTGTTTTGTAATCGTGCTGAATTTGCATCTCGCGGGTAGAATCATTGACGCAGCGATGAGGTTGGACTAGATTGATGAAACAAACTCACTCCCACTGGAGCAACCACAATGCTAAAGCTGATTTCATGCCTGATCCTGGCCCTGTTCTTCCCCCTGTTTGCCGGGTTCAGCGCTGTAGCAGCGGAGCAGGGCGCTGACCGGTCGACACGCCTTTTCCCGGTGGATTCCCTCTTTGTCAATTCGTTGTCCAGCGCCAAGGAGCCACGTACCCATGTCACCTGGCTGCGGCTTAATCTCCCCGTCAGCAGCTTCAATGTCGGTTCAGTCGGCTTTGGCGACAGCTTTGGTCTGGTGCGTGTGCCTGGATGGGGTGAAGCCGATGCCTGGCAGATCGGTATCAGCGGGGCAGTCCTTGCCCAATTCAACATGGACGCCGAGTCCCTCGACCTGATCAACGCCGACTATATTATCGGCTTTCCGCTCGGCTATCGAAATGGTGTCTGGTCCGCCCGGGTGCGTCTCTTCCATCAGTCCTCTCACTTGGGGGACGAGTTTCTGCTGCTGCCCCAGAATGCTGAACTGAAGGAACCGCGTATCAATTTAAGCTTCGAAACGGTCGAACTGCTCGCCGGCTGGGATTGGAAAGGTCTCCGCCTTACTGCTGGCCCCTCCTTCATTATCCATACCTCCACCCCGCTCAAGCGTTACAGCGCTCAGGCGGGAATCGATTACCTGCGTACCAAGCCTGTCGTCACCTCAACCGCTTACCCCTTTGCCAGCTTTCTCTGGCACGCCTGGGAGGAAACCGACTGGGACACGGATCTCACGGTCAAGGCCGGGGTCAACATCCGCAGCCCCTATGCCGAGAAACGTTCGATCCAGATATTCGGTGAGTATTATCACGGTAACTTGCCCTTCGGCCAATTCTACGCTTTGCGCTCCGAGTATTTTGGCGGGGGGATCAATATCTCTTTTTGAAAAAATACCGAAAGAAAGTCGTTCTACATGGGATTCCGGGGGGATTTCGGGGACAGTTTATAGAATTGGGGGATTTCGGGGACAGTTTATAGAATTAAAATTCAAGGTTGCGTATACTGTCCCCGGAATGTTTACTGTCCCCGGAATGTGATGCTGCCATGAAACCCGGCTATAGAAATTTTCAACGCCAACGGGGCCCCATAAGAAGAGGCCCCGTCCCGGTGCAGACCGGTAAAATCTGGGCATTCGTTCTCCCCTGATTAAAATCACAGCGATACGCGACCACCATGCCCGCTGCGAGCGCAGGCACTTTTGCATCCTTTTGCTGGCCCAAAAGAGTAAGCAGAAAAGGGCCTGCCATTGCATGGAGCATGTCGGATTCGCAGGGGGAGGAATTCAAGAAGCTGTGTACGAGGGACGCGGTCGGTGCGCATCTGCCGCGTCTAACGGGGCTGTTCTTTTCGCCCCGTGCCTGTCGGCGTCTTCGTAGCGAACGGGGCGTGTTGTATTGATGCCGCCATGAAACCCGGCTATAGAAATTTTCAACGCCAACGGGGCCCCATAAGAAGAGGCCCCGTCCCGGTGCAGACCGGTAAAATCTGGGCACTCGTTCTCCCCTGATTGAAATCACAGAGATACGCAACCACCATGCCCGCTGCAAGCGCAGGCACTTTTGCATCCTTTTGCTGCCGGGCAAAAGGATGTCGGCTGGCGGGACGAAACCCGCCGGTTCAAAAAGTCTTTGGGCTTCGAAGATTGAAAGATTCGGATAATCTTTTCGCATGGCACGCAAATCCCGCATTCATTTTTCCGGCGCACTTTATCACGTCATGCAGCGTGGCAACGGCAAGAACGATTGCGATCCCGATAGCGATTTTGATTTGGACAAATAAAACCCAAGGGCAGCAAAGACGATGGGGTCCGGCTCCTAAGTTGTCAAGATGGTTCAATGTTATCATCCTGAAATCCCGACCGGGTGCAGTTCTATGACCACGATTCTATTCGGGGGGTTCCGGATTCGACAAATCCAAAGAGGTTACAGGGGAGAGTCATTGATTTTGACGAAGACGCGAAGATATTGAAAAATGTTGAGAGAAATGCCATAACAACAACCGACATGATCAACCCGGCTGCACGGAGCTGTGTTTGAGTGCCTCCGGTAACACTGCGGCAACTCAATAACCATTCCCGGAGCTGCCCGACCAGCTTCGGAAGAAAGAATCTTCAGCATGTTGTTATTTTTGAAAAAGTTCCTTGCGAAAGAATCGTCGACCGGTATCCTCCTGATGATTGCAACTGTCCTTGCGATGCTGCTCGCCAACTCGCCGTTGCATGGAGTTTATGACTACTTTCTTGAGACCCCCCTTGAAGTCCACCTGGGACGTCAGCTCCACATTGCAAAACCGCTGATCCTCTGGGTCAACGACGGACTTATGGCGGTTTTTTTCTTGCTGATCGGTCTTGAGGTCAAACGCGAGGTCCTGATCGGCGAGCTTTCCAGCAGGGAACAGGTCATCCTCCCTGGAATCGCTGCGCTGGGCGGGATGTTGGCCCCGGCAGTGGTTTATGTCCTGATCAACCTGGGCGATGTGCATGCATTGAATGGCTGGGCCATTCCGGCGGCAACCGATATTGCTTTTGCTCTCGGAGTCCTCGCCTTGCTCGGCAACCGGGTTCCGTCATCACTCAAGATATTTCTGCTGGCCCTTGCGATCATGGACGATCTTGGTGCCATCGTCATCATCGCCCTGTTTTATTCCAGCGATCTTTCCTCGACCATGCTGATCCTTTCGGTGATTTGTCTGGCCCTCCTCTTCGTTTTCAATCGCCTTGGTATCGAGCGGACCGCCCCTTACCTGTGGGTAGGGATATTTCTCTGGATCTTTGTCCTCAAATCCGGCGTGCATGCGACGTTGGCCGGGGTCGCCCTGGCCTTTGCCATCCCGCTTAAAAGCCGCAAGGATCCTGAGCATTCACCCCTTGAACACCTTGAACATGACCTGCACCCATGGGTCAGTTATCTGATCCTGCCCCTCTTCGCTTTTGCCAATGCGGGAATCTCTCTGGCCGACATGTCGTTTGGCGACCTGTTTCACCCGGTGCCTCTCGGTATCATGCTCGGGCTGGTCGTTGGCAAACTGACCGGTGTCTACGGGTTCTCTATCATCGCGATCAAGCTGGGATTCGCGCGTATGCCCGACCGCGCCAGATGGCCCCATCTGCTCGGTGTCGCCGCACTCTGTGGCATCGGTTTTACGATGAGCCTTTTCATTGGTGGCCTGGCTTTTGAACACACTGGCGGAGAGCCCGTCTCTTACCTGACCACCCACCGCCTGGGGATTCTCTCCGGGTCGATAATCTCTGGAATCATCGGTTTTTTAATATTGTTTGTTACGGGAAACAAAGGCACCCCGGATCCGCCAGCTCCTGGTCTCCAGAGGTAGGATCAGTCTCTGCCGGTAGAGCTTATGGAAAGGGTCTACAGTGAAAAAACTGTAGACCCTTGAAGTTGTTGGCGATTCCTTGCTTCCTGTTTCCGGGCAATCGTTCGGGGATCTTGCGAAAAATCAAGACTTGTCGTGTACCTCCCGGTCAGTATCTCTCCCGCGACAGGTTTTTTATGAGGTCATGATTTCAATCCGCCGGGGTTTGGCTGCTTCAGCCTTGGGCAACAGAAGAGTCAGAACCCCGTCTTTTACGTCCGCGGCAATCTTCTCGGAATCGATTTCGTCCGGCAACTGAAACTGGCGATAGTAGCTTCCATGTAAAAATTCACGGCGCACCGGCTCTCCAAGTACGTGTGATTTGCCTTTGGCCTGGACGGTCAAGAGTCCCCGATCTATATCGATTTGCAGGTTTTCTTTGGTCACTCCCGGCAAATCAGCCATCAAGGTCAAACCCTCGTCGGATTCAAAAATATCGACGGCGGGTCTGATGAAAAAATCACGCGTCTCTTCGCGGCCTTTATTGTCGCTGCTTACGGAGATATCTTTTTGTCCCATGATGTCACCTCCTCAATTCATGAAGTCTAGTGTGCCTTGATGCTGATTTTCTTTGGTTTGGCTTTCTCATGGATGGGGAGCGTTACCAGCAAGATGCCGTCGTTGTACTTGGCGACAACCTTGTCGGCATCGACTTCGCAAGGCAGTTCTATGGTACGCATGAATTTTCCATGGCCGCGTTCGCGACGATGCCAGGTTTTTTTGCCGTCGGTCTGATCCTTGCGTTCTCCAGAGAGGGTTAAAACTCCCCGCATCACGGTCAATTCAAGATCTTTGGAATCAACACCCGGCATGAGAAATTCTGCGTAGACGTGATTCTCGTCCTGGGCAAGGTTGACCTGTGGAAATCTTTGCAAGCCGACGCCCGGAATAAATGAGGGTTCGAGTAAGCCCCTCGCTCCATAGCCCTTGAAGACACCATCAATTTCTCGGCGCAGATCTTCCATTTCTCGAAAAATATCTATGGCCATTGTGATCTCCTCCTCTCGTCGTTTTGGTGGGTCAAGGTGCACCACCTCGTTATGTTTTGATATTAAGACTTACCAATGGGGCCGAAAATATCAT containing:
- a CDS encoding 2-isopropylmalate synthase, which translates into the protein MSEPTRIKIFDTTLRDGEQSPGASMNIDEKLRIAHVLEKMNVDVIEAGFPIASIGDFEAVKKIAQTIKGPEIAGLCRSSFKDIDRAWEALHHAGERGRIHTFIATSDIHMQRKLQMAPEKVLEAAVAAVKHAAGYTANVEFSCEDAVRTRLEFLAEVVEAVIAAGARTVNIPDTVGYAMPFEFYNIIKYLKDNVPNINDTVISVHCHNDLGLAVANSLAALQAGAGQVECTINGIGERAGNCSLEEVVMGLRTRRDIMPFTTGINTEYIHGISRLLSTVTGIVVQQNKAIVGANAFAHEAGIHQHGVMMDAQTYEIMTPESIGLNRNKLVLGKHSGRHAFIERLKDLGYELDKEDIEKAFVRFKALADQKKEIFDEDIDAIVADEVIRMEERYKLVQINVSSGTFAAPTATVEMDVNGKVKKAAVTGAGPVDAAFKAIKKLTGSGAELKQFSVGAITGGTDAQGECTVRLVENGREVLGQGAHEDIIVASAKAYINALNKMASVIERTHISL
- a CDS encoding 3-isopropylmalate dehydratase large subunit translates to MGQTTAEKIFAAHLRDEPFPGTRVLDIDRVLCHEITTPVAIADLEARGKDRVFDNTRIKAVIDHVTPAKDSKTALQAKMLRDWTRRHAIKDFFDVGRNGVCHAIFPEKGYIRPGFTVIMGDSHTCTHGAFGAFAAGVGTTDLEVGMLKGVCAFREPQSIRVNLNGALSNGVYAKDVILYVIGQLGVNGATDRVIEFHGPVVAAMDMDARMTLCNMAIEAGGTSGICQPDMVTVDYLWPFIQQEFTSKEAALNEYSTWCADVDADYDKVFDFDISKIGPQCTYNYKPDCVKPVTEMAGTRVDQIYIGSCTNGRIEDLRQAAAILKGRKITDAVRGIVSPATPVIFKQAMDEGLLDIFMDAGFCVTNPTCGACLGMSNGVLAEGEACASTTNRNFAGRMGKGGMVHLMSPASAAAAAITGVITDPRDY
- the leuD gene encoding 3-isopropylmalate dehydratase small subunit produces the protein MKKVFGGPAIVLDRSDINTDEIIPAKYLTEVTKEALKPYILEDLSLGDFDPKGALLQNATVVVSRENFGCGSSREHAPWVFEVNDIHTIIAESYARIFRQNMFNCGMLAIELPKAAIEKIIALETRGALRVAVDLPAQMVTASAGSAQESFSFEISPFDKALVEAGGWVEFADARY
- the yciH gene encoding stress response translation initiation inhibitor YciH, with protein sequence MSSDEFRTVWSDGQGRTRPEKNRRSADTAPPVPHDGIVRIGRKTKGRKGKGVTLIYGVPLSGEALKQLAKELKQKCGSGGTLKDGVIEIQGDHRTVLQAELVKKGWTVKLAGS
- a CDS encoding YceH family protein → MNMLLNDIEVRVLGCLVEKDLATPEYYPLTLNALTNACNQKSNRDPVMALADTDVLRALDTLRFKGFAMEAGEGGRATKYAHSVDAKLHLDPDELALLAELLLRGPQTPGELRTRANRMRPFADLNAVEDVIAEMMERDKALIVKLPRQAGRKESRYAQLLAGEPELETVAAPPAAARLKLQAEDERSAALEQQLTELREELATLRQEFATFRKEFE
- a CDS encoding carbon-nitrogen hydrolase; the encoded protein is MNTLNVALIQTTCKENRIDNMHLLEQQIHHAVTQGAQLVVLPELHNGLYFCQTEDLTHFDRAETIPGPSTDRFGELALELGVVLVISLFEKRAAGIYHNTAVVIDSDGTIAGTYRKMHIPDDPGYHEKFYFTPGDPDFSPIKTSVGTLGVLVCWDQWYPEAARLMALAGADMLIYPTAIGWDPHDDEDEQQRQLDAWRTVQRGHAIANGLPVVAVNRTGFETDPSGATAGAQFWGNSFVAGPQGELLSAAGGDPEVVIAAIDFNRSEKVRQIWPFLRDRRIDAYQDILKRYRDQERGEG
- a CDS encoding agmatine deiminase family protein, with the protein product MSRRLPAEWEAQDGVLLAWPHKNTDWEPLLADVEATYSAIIATIMRFETVLLVVDCAPTVSVKLQSAGIDLDQVRLYEIPTDDTWARDFGPLTVIDNAPRLLDFTFTGWGGKFPAAKDNAVTRALAKQNAFALLPLETVDLILEGGGIESDGHGTLLTTTECLLNPNRNARLDRAAVEVELTRYFGAKRILWLNHGYLAGDDTDSHIDTLARLTPEDTIIYQSCTDPTDEHYAALQAMAAELRGFRTLEGAPYRLLPLPWPRPRYDAGDRLPATYANFLIINGAVLVPTYADPADEVALAVVAAAFPDHEIIGIDCCALIRQHGSLHCVTMQLPRGVLR
- a CDS encoding DUF1207 domain-containing protein, yielding MLKLISCLILALFFPLFAGFSAVAAEQGADRSTRLFPVDSLFVNSLSSAKEPRTHVTWLRLNLPVSSFNVGSVGFGDSFGLVRVPGWGEADAWQIGISGAVLAQFNMDAESLDLINADYIIGFPLGYRNGVWSARVRLFHQSSHLGDEFLLLPQNAELKEPRINLSFETVELLAGWDWKGLRLTAGPSFIIHTSTPLKRYSAQAGIDYLRTKPVVTSTAYPFASFLWHAWEETDWDTDLTVKAGVNIRSPYAEKRSIQIFGEYYHGNLPFGQFYALRSEYFGGGINISF
- the nhaA gene encoding Na+/H+ antiporter NhaA; the protein is MLLFLKKFLAKESSTGILLMIATVLAMLLANSPLHGVYDYFLETPLEVHLGRQLHIAKPLILWVNDGLMAVFFLLIGLEVKREVLIGELSSREQVILPGIAALGGMLAPAVVYVLINLGDVHALNGWAIPAATDIAFALGVLALLGNRVPSSLKIFLLALAIMDDLGAIVIIALFYSSDLSSTMLILSVICLALLFVFNRLGIERTAPYLWVGIFLWIFVLKSGVHATLAGVALAFAIPLKSRKDPEHSPLEHLEHDLHPWVSYLILPLFAFANAGISLADMSFGDLFHPVPLGIMLGLVVGKLTGVYGFSIIAIKLGFARMPDRARWPHLLGVAALCGIGFTMSLFIGGLAFEHTGGEPVSYLTTHRLGILSGSIISGIIGFLILFVTGNKGTPDPPAPGLQR
- a CDS encoding Hsp20/alpha crystallin family protein, which translates into the protein MGQKDISVSSDNKGREETRDFFIRPAVDIFESDEGLTLMADLPGVTKENLQIDIDRGLLTVQAKGKSHVLGEPVRREFLHGSYYRQFQLPDEIDSEKIAADVKDGVLTLLLPKAEAAKPRRIEIMTS
- a CDS encoding Hsp20/alpha crystallin family protein, whose protein sequence is MAIDIFREMEDLRREIDGVFKGYGARGLLEPSFIPGVGLQRFPQVNLAQDENHVYAEFLMPGVDSKDLELTVMRGVLTLSGERKDQTDGKKTWHRRERGHGKFMRTIELPCEVDADKVVAKYNDGILLVTLPIHEKAKPKKISIKAH